A window of Adhaeribacter arboris genomic DNA:
GTACTTCAACAGAATTAGTTGAAATTACCATTTGAGGTAACTTACGGATTCTCCTAAATTAATTAGTCGAACAACGAACAACGAATAACCCACAACTACTTAGTTATTACCTAATTTATTTTTCTAACCATTCGGCGGCTTGCTGGTAATCATCAAAAATTTGCATCCGGAAAGAATTATTAATTTTAACGTACATCTGCTCCGCCGATAAACGCGCCATGGATTCGGGGCTGACCACGTGGGCAAACTGGGTTAATCCTAAGGCAATCGCCCGCGGAGTCCAATCCTGAGCAATCCAATCGGTGGCGTGCTCCCAAGGACCTAAAACCTGGCGATTATCATTTAACAGCCGCGGGCATTTAACTTGTTGAATCACCTCTAAACAAGCATTGGCTCCCTGTATAACACTTTCCAAAGTTTGGTAACCTTGCCAATCATTATACACCCACTGATGCCGGGCATCATAACTAATCGTGAGAAAATTCTTCCCGAAAGCATTCGTAATTTCGCGTTTCAAGTAGCTGTTTTTTAGCGATAAATATACTACAACAAAGTAAGATTTTCGTTGGCAATAAGCAAGCCGGAGGACATAATTAGAAAGAGGAGTTGAGTAATCCGGTTGGTTCGGAAACAAGGTACTACTATTTCACCTGTTAAAGTAATTTGTACCGTTAAATTAATTACCAGATAATTTAGAAATCAGTAAATACGTGACACCATCGTACTCCTGGCAGTTGCAACTATACTGACATAAATGCTGAAACCGGCTTTCGAAACGAGTAATGACCAAATCGGGAATAGAACGATTTTTCATTTGGCGGGCATCCATTACTAAAATATAAGCTTTGGTTTCGGCTATGGTGAGCACTTGCTTGAGAAAGAGAGGAGAAGGCTCAATTAAATACTCCCATACGGCTTCTTTTGTCTTGACCATTTCCATCCCACTCTCCTACGTACGTGCTGTTTGTTGTGTCCGTATTTATTACGGTTACTTGTTTATACTGATGCCATAAATTATAGTTGATAAAAGTTTAAGTAATTCTACGCATTAGCTTTGAAAAAATAACTCCGATAAACTTTAAGTTATCGAGCCGGCATTCGTTGAAATACGTAAGTATCTATTTTAGAATTGAAAGAAACAACTTTACTTAACACCAGCAGGAGCAAAACAAGTGCTTGGTTTGAAAACAAGGTAATTTCTTTGTAATTCGTCCGGAAAAAGAAGACACCATCTGTTTGTACTCGCGCGATGATTTCTCTACGCAAATTTAATGCGCCATGACTTAAAATAAAAAGGACTAGTCTGTTGAGGAAAGGAAAGAATAGGCGTCAAACTCCTGCCTCCGGAAAAAAGCAGAAGTTATAAATAGAACGTAATTACTTCTTAGATTATGAGCTTAGCCAATATAGATTTGAGTAAGTATAGTATTGTTCGGCACCGGGATACCGATAAAGTGTACCTGTTCGAGACCGCCTTGCACTCCCGGTTTCAAGAAGCAGATGAAAACCAGGATTATTTGTGTTACGCTTTAGATATTAACGGAAAAATCAATTATACGGACCAGTATCATTTTACCAAGGAAAAGCTTTACTGGCAGCCGGTGAGTCTTAGATGAACGAAATTATTAGTACCTTTAAGGTTAGGTTTTAAGTAAAGGAAAAGAGATAAAAATTGTAACTAAATGGCGTTTTATCGGCGCTATTTAGTTGCAGTTATTCTCCAGGGCTTGCCCCTGGGAAACGACTTAGCCTACCGAATAATCAAACTCCCAGTCGAATAATCAAACTCCCAGTACTGGATAGACGGCACCAGATAATTCAAGGGTTAAATTAATTTTCTTCCAAAAAGAAGAAAAGATTTAACTTTTCGGAATTTAGATGTAAAAAGTAGTGCCTTTATTTTCCTGGTTTTCAAACCAAATATGGCCTTGGCGTCATTCTACAATGGTTTTAATAATGGACATGCCCAGACCCACGGAAGGCTCGCCTTTAATACCAGGTCGCCGGGCCTGGTTAAATTTCTCGAATAAAGTAGCATGGTATTTACCGGAATGCCAATCCCCATGTTGGCTATTTGAATGATTATTGTTACTTCTTTTTCTTCCACCCTCACGGTAATTTCCCCCCAGCGGGCGTAACCTTAATGGCATTGGAAATGAAATTATTAATAACCTGCACCAACTCTACCCGCCGCTTGATAACCTGGGTTTGAGAAGATTCCAGAAACTCTTGTCGCATAAATTCCTGAATCAATTGGGTTCCCTGCTTACTGCAATTTTCAATGGTAGCGATAAACTGCTGTACCTGTTCGTTTTCCAAAGATTTTAAATCTTCCTCCAAGGCTTGGGATAAAGTTTAAATCATGGCCAAAGGGCCCGCTAAATCGTGGGAAAGGATGTTTAAAATGGTATCCTTTTTTTCGGAGTACTTTTTTTAATAATCATTATATTTTTTGACAGCCGTTACATCTTCGGCCTGGCCAATAATCACCTGTTCGTCATCCAAAAGGATAGGCCGTAAACAAATCCAGCGTTCGGGCTGTTTAGGAGTTTGAATGCGAAATTCGATATCGTTAACCAGGGCGCCCTCCCGTAAATCCTGGAAGGTTTGCTTTAAGTGAGATTTATCCTCCGGATGAATTGTTTTCCATAAAGAAGCCGGGTTTTTCATAACGCTCTTCCGGTTCCGGGACCATACTTTCTCGAAGGCTTGGTTCAGCAATGTGAATTGATTATCTGCCAGTTGGTAGGCAAAAACCACTTGGTTGGTACTTTTAGCTACTATTTCTAAGTAATGCAGATTCAGGTTTTCCATAATCGTGATATAGTAAATAATGCTAATAACCCTGCCAGCCACTATTTAGCTATTTACAGGGGTAGAGAATATCCCGAAGCTTCCTGGCGGGCTAATTATTACTGTTTCCGGAGATTAAGAGTAAAGGTTATCGTCCGGCCGGTTTTCAGGGCGGTAAATTGTAGCTGAGCTATAAACAGTAGAATTAATTTATTTTTTGAAAAACCAGAGATAAGCCGGAACTTACGTGGGTTTAGGTAAAATAACTTTAGAGAGCAACTTGTAAGGATTTATAAAGGTCGGATAAAAGATTTCTGCTTATAAGCAAACCCCTATAAAAACCTTTAACTTTGTTCTTCCAAAGGTAAAATGAAAGTGTAAAGCTTTCTTGCAGGTAAAGCTAGCTTTTACTTCTTAAAAATTTTGTTTCTGATCGAACAGATTTCCTATGCTTATAAGTTGTCGTTTTTAGTAACCTAATCTACCATTTTCTACATGATTTATTCGTACGACAACTTATTGCAGGATCTGGAAGCAGTAAGGCAAATATCCTTTGTTCCGAGTATGTTGGAAATTATTTGCCAAGTAACCGGAATGGGATTTGCCGCGGTGGCCCGGGTAACTCCCGATAAATGGATTGCCTGCAGTGTGCGGGACGAAGTGCAATTTGGCTTAGAGGCCGGGGGAGAGCTGCCCATTAAAACTACGCTCTGCAATGAGATTAGAGATCACCGGAAACCAATTATCATTGATAATGTGGCGCAAGACCCAGAGTATAATAACCATCATACGCCTAAAATATACGGGTTGCAAAGTTACATTTCCTTTCCTATTATTTTAAAAAATGGCACCTTTTTCGGCACGTTGTGCGCCATTGATTCGAAACCAGCGCAGTTGAACAACAAGAAAATTGTGGACACTTTCACCATGTTTGCCGAACTCTTATCCTATCATTTACAAAGTCAGGATTTACTGGAACGAAGTTACTGCGCCACCGTAGAATTATAGAATAAAAATACTATTCTGACGAACGCCAATAATGACCTCGACACCATTGTTTATACGGCTGCCCACGATTTAAAATCCCCCATCACCAATATAGAAAGCTTAGTAGCGGCGCTCTCGTACTCGGTAGAAGCAGAAAATTTTAACCGGGAAGAGATGAATCAAATTATCAGGTTAATGCAGTCTTCTTTAAAAAGTTTTCATACCACCATTCAGGATTTAACCACCATTATTGAGGCGGATACGAGTAAGAGCGAAGAAAAACCAGAGGAAATACACCTTCGGGAGTTGGTAGAAAGTGTAAAATGGGATTTACAGCAATTAATAGAAGAATCGCGGGCCAAAATTGAGGTAACGGGGGAAGAGAACATTTCGCTGCATTATCCCAGAAAATACTTTAAAAGTATTCTGTATAATTTGTTAAACAATGCGCTAAAATACCGCTCCCCGGTCAGAACACCGGTGGTAGTAGTAGCAATAAAGCAAGTAAACGGAAAAATTTATTTATCTGTAACGGATAATGGTTTGGGTATTTCTGAGGACCAAAAGATAAAGTATTTACCTTATTTAAACGCTTCCATAACCACGTAGAAGGTAGCGGCTTGGGTTTGTACATTGTTAAAAAGATGGTGGAGTACGGCAACGGGCAAATACAAGTAAATAGTACCCTGGATCAAGGAACTACCATTACCATTACATTTTAAATTGACTGGCAAAAGCTTCTGAGTAATGGAAATCAATTATATCCAATCAGTTAAAACAACTGCCCTAACGATGGCGGATGAAACCCTGTAGGTTTCCCAAACAGGATTGTCCGAAACCCAGGCCTAAAATCCATCAATCTCTTCTCACTTCCCTCTCTTCTGGTCATCCTGGAAGGATCTAACCCGTTTAAAGCGACAGCTGGGGCGGAATTCAGGTAGTTTTTCTTCCATTCAAGAGGCAATCTAGTAAATACTATCCGGAATAATATTTCAAGAAAGAACCATTTGCCTGAGAAAGAACTTGTATCGAATGCATTTAACCGTACTTACCGGACTGCGGTAAACAGATTTTTAAGGAGATAAGCTGATTAGCCTTACTTTCTGCCGTCCGTCATGTTATGCTGAATAAATTGTTGGAGTACCTGAACCGGCGACTCTTCCTCCGGGTGGGGTAAAGCAACGCTTTCCGGATTAACGTAACCTTTTAAACCAGTGAGTGCAGCTTCATCGACGCTTCTAAAACCCATACTCCAGTTCTCAAACACACGTTGGGAGATGGAACCATCGGCTAATTTAATCAAATTCGTGTGATGATAATCTTGGCAGATTTTGGCGAATAATTTTCTTAAGGCTTCTTCGGCTCCTTCAATTAACTGTACGTAATGCTCGCCACTGTATAAGAGCATCCCCGTAATATTATCTCGTAAATTGTTGCGGCGGTATTGGGTTAACATGGCGGTTAATTCTTCTTCCTGGACGAGTACCAGGGCGGTACTCATGTACATGATATGATGCATGGGCCGTGGGTTTAAACAAACAGGTAAACAAGAAAATACATAAATAGCCAGCCGCTAGAGCGGAATATAAATGATTTGTAATTCTTTTTTAGGGTAACGAAAGGTAAGCTGGGTATTAATTTCACCGTCCGAAAGTACCGGATAACAGACGTATAAATCGGTGTCGGAAGCCGCATCAAAATCCTTATTATCGGTTACCAGAAAAGCATAATAGTCCTCTGTAAGTAGGTGTTGCACCGGAACGTACTGCTCAAAGTTTAACTTAAAAAACATGCGAATACTCTTTCTGGTAAAGACCTCCGCGCACGATACAGGCAGGAGAATTTATAAATTTAATGGGAATACCTAATCCGGCTTATCTTATTAAATCTTTTACCTGAAGGTAGAAAGCAGGGTTCTGGAAAAGCTTAAATTTACGTATTATAAGCTGATCTTTAAGTATTTACCTTAAGTTTATAAACAGATTGCGTAAAATACGGAAAAGCAGGTGCATGTTGCGCTAAAATCGTCGCGGGAAAGGTTCCGGAAAGGACTTGCCCCTGGTATAAATACCTAATTAGCTTCTTTTAAAAGACTGTTTTAGGGAAATTAATTTAAGTTATTCAAATTGTACTACTTTTAAAGCTATTTCTGAGGCAGGCGGGAATATACATTCCTTACCGACTCGTTTTATTCCTTGTTTTAGTACCCGTAAGCTGTTTTACCTGCTCTATTGTTAGATAAGAACGAGAAATTTTGTGGAACCGGAAAATAAGAAACGCACAACGGAATAGTTGAAGATAATGAACAAACGGAACATTGTGCTTATTGGGGCCTCCGCCGGTGGTTTCGAGGCCATCAGGCAACTCATGGCCGCGTTACCGGCCAATCTGAACGCCGCTATTTTATTGTCTGGCACATGTCGCCGGATGTAGCGGGTATTATGCCGCAAATAATTAATCGACTGAAAACTATTCCGGCAGCTGATGCTGTTGATAATGACCTATTAGAATGAATCGCATTTATGTAGCCCCGCCCGACCGGCACTTGCTGTTGGAGCGAAACCTAGGCTCTGGCTGTTTCCATCAAACTTACTTTCCTTTCCTCTTTTTCAGTCTCTCTAGCAGGATCTACCAGATAAGCTTTAGGGGAGCCAATAGAATCATCCGATATCTTTAATGCATTGCTTATCCGGTAGGAGAGTGATCTTCGAAGAAATAGTAATTTTATTAAAATCTGGAAAGCTATCCTATATGAAATGGTAAACTGCAATTACTTTTTTTAAACAATATCTTCCAAGTTTTCGTCTAATCCACAATGCTTTAAAAACTCATTATTAAAAACTTTCCGGGTATTTTCATTTAATAAACTTCTCCGGCAACTCAGCCAACTTTCAATAACGGTATCACCATAAATTCTTCTCACCCGTTCTTTATTCAGGAACCGGTTAATCTTACCCCAGTGTACGGTATACGGGATATTCTCGCTTTCCAGTTTTTGCGCAAATAGCTCGATAAATTGATAATTTAATTCAGTATCGGCTCCGTCTAATTCTAAGACACAGGAATGTTCAAACTTGCAAAAACCCAGGGTAGCTTGCGTACCCTTCACGAACCGGAAAGCCATTACTCCGGTAAAAGGCAATTCTTTATTCATTTTTAAAAATAGTTGAGTAACAACTGGTATGTCTTTCTGGTCGAAGGCAAAGCCGGAGCTAAATAACTGGCCCCGAAATATGGTGTTTCGGAAGGTTTCTCCAATAGTACCAATAGCAGATTCGGGGCGGTCATAGGCTACCTCAAAAAGTTCATTCACCGTTTTAGGTATGAGTTTCAACTCTATTTTGCCGGGTAATTTCTCTATTCTATCCAGCACGGATTGTATAATGCCCAATACATCATCGCCGTAGGTGAATTTTCCATTCTGATTCGGGTCGAATGGGGTGTAATTGGGCTGGTAAGGCTGCTTGTACATTAACCGCAAATAAACTTCTTCGGTTTGTCCATCTTGTTTAAAATTATGGGGGTTTATAGCTAATTCAAAATGATATAATTGTTCGACGGGTAACTTTAATTTGGCAATTAAACCGGAAAAATCATTAAATTTTATAGCGTTTTCCAGGGCAAGGTTATACGGTACTTTCTGGAGTTGCTGGACTAGTAAAAATTTAGGTTCTACTTTTATTATTACGCTATGAATAAACCCGAAGCTACCAAAGCTCACCAGGGCGGCGTTAAATAATTCATCGTTCCGGATCACTTCGGCCTTTGTCCATTCGTGAAAAGCAGATGAGGTAACCGGGTAAGAAGCCCGCTCCAGCCATATATGGCGGTCCGGCCCCACAATTATATGCATGGCTACCACACAATCGCACAAGGATCCCCTGGTCTGGAATGCTGCCCCGTGGGTTCCGGTACTAAAGGCGCCTACTATAGTTTGGCCGTTACTACCTCCTGACATGCATAACGATTTAGCTGGATTCTGTTCTTTCTCCAGTGAACTGTTTATCCGGATGATTTCGTTACCGCATTGGGCAAACAGCAGGTTAGTGGGATCCCCACCATTTTGCAGATAAGTATCGGATAGATGTACTGCCGCTAATTCGGCTTTTAAAGTAAGTTTTTTAGTATTAATAATGCCATCTTCCGAAACGGCCACTTTACTTAATGACCAGCCGCTACCCATGGCCCGCAGCCTTATTTTGTTATCAATAGCATGTTTAATCAGCCACTGAAAATTTTCGGTAATTTTGTTGTACTTTTCTTTAAACGTAGGGTATTTTTGTTTGAACTCGGGATCTGAAACCGTTAATTCAAAAGAGGCATCTTTCTTTAATTTCTGAGTAAAATTTTGATGTGCATTGGTCCATTCGTCGTCGGGTAATTCTAAGGGCTTTATTCCGATAGGAAGTTCCATAATTTTATTTGTATTAGTCAAGTTTTTCTATTTTCTCTACACTTGGGCAGCAGCACCAAACAACTTTTTGCGGCACCACAATGCCTAAAGTGACGGTAGATAGTAAAATGAATCCTAGGTTGGATTGGGTTGTTACCTGGCAAATGCTTTTCGATTCGCATTGGGCCGGAATATCTTTGGGCTGAACAATGCCCCAAAGCAGGTTTACCCTGGTAGCCGTACTGCGTTGAACACTATCGCAACTGTATTCACCAATTAACCGGGTACTGGCACAACCCGCATTTAAAAGAATTACTAGCGTTAAAAAGAAAGAAGCAAGTAGACGGCCCATAAGTGTATAGTTTTTAGAAATTTCTTCTTAAAAATTCCACCACGTTTTTGTAGCAAATTTTTTCTGCCAATTCATCTACTTCCGCACTATCGCGGTAAGGATTAAATCTATCTTGATTCAAGAACCTTTTCAGAAATTTCTTGAAAGTCGGGAATTGATCGGAGGCCGCAAATTTGTCGGTTGGGTTGATGGTTCCGTCGAAATCAGAACCAATACAAATGCGGTCCCAAATTTCCTTTTTATCCGCGGCTCCGGTGTTATACACGGTTTTTACTATATGCTCCATCTGGTCGGCGAACAACTCGGCCCAATCTTCTTCGTTCCAGAATATTTTACCTTTTCGTTTTTTCTTGCCCGATAAAATAGGTTCAAAAAATATTAAGCCAATTAATCCTTTAGATTGATGAATTCGGATTATTTCCTCATCGTACAGATTGATACTCCAAGGGTTAAAAGAGTCACTGTTTTCCCACTCACTATCCAGATCCGCCGGAGCAAAACCTTGATCATTTAAACTGGGCTTACCATTTACCGCCGCATGGCTCATAATTACCGGAATTATATCGGTGGGGTTTGCCGCCCGGTAGGTATCTAAGATAGTATAATAATCCTGACGGCTTCGGGTGCTCATGTGCTTAATATCGATGTGAATGCGCTTGCCGCGGTCGGCTCTGGCTAACGATTCGGCATCAATGCTTAGCAATCTTTCTATTATTTTTTTACCTAACGGGGTAATACCGCCGTTTAAAGCGGCCTGATACTTGGGGGGAATTTTTTCAGGCGGAAAAGGTTCGGCATAATCCAGAATTTTCCGGAACAAATCCGTAAGCGGCTGGGCATGGCCGCAAACCTCGTTGTTAAAAGCGTGTGTCATGGTCATCCACAGGGGGGAATGCGTCCAAGCCGGTACTTCCGGACTATTAATGCCTTTAAGGGCATCTACCCGTCTCAAAATCAATTCTTCGCTTACGTTAAAATTATTGGGTGCCCCATTAAAGCTTAAATGCCCGGTACCTAAACCATGCGACGATTCAACCGTAAAAACAAGGGCTATAATTCTTTCAGATTTATTATCTTTATTGGCGTCCAGAACATTTTGAATGTCGGCGAAATTGCGGGCCACCACGTAGCGGCACTTAGTTTTTTTGCCCGTAGATTCCAGTTTAATTTTTTTCGAAATATTCTGGCCACCCAAATAAAATCTAACTTCTTTATTTAGCTGATTAAAATGATCGTAGGCCGGCGATTGGTAAAAGGAAATTTTATCGGAAGGAAGCGTACTTAAAAAAGAAGAAAACTCAGCTAATATTTTTTCGGAAATAGATCCCTGAAAAGATAAAATCTTTTGCTCCGGCGGTGTTAAGGCTATACAGGCAATTTGCACATCGCCTTGGGCCATGTTTTTTAAATCCGCCGCTGTAGATCGAACGGCACCTACCAATTTTTCCAAAATCCTAGGTCGCCCAATGGGCTCCCATATATCTACGACGTCATTCTGAATGTACTTCAGCAACGTATGGCAATGAATATCGGCAAAAACTTCGGCTTGCGGCATAGCTAAAATGGTTTTAAGTGATAACGGACTCCTATGGTAATATCAAGTGATCGGAAATTAACCGCGTGGGCAATCAGGTTGGTGGAGCCTTCTTCCTGTTCCGGTACCCGCACTGTTTGGCGTGGCCGGTAGCCAGCTTTTAATTGCAATGACAGATTTTGGCGGGAATAATAATCAATGGTTGCCCGGTAGTGGGTTGTAATGGTTTTTTTTCGTACTTCATATTTATTCGTCCCCAGCGAACCGCGCACCAGTAAGTTGTGGAAGCTTGGCCCAGCCCCCGCCGCAAATTCCAGCCGGGTTTTATTTTGCGGAGTAATGGGAT
This region includes:
- a CDS encoding membrane dipeptidase, with the protein product MPQAEVFADIHCHTLLKYIQNDVVDIWEPIGRPRILEKLVGAVRSTAADLKNMAQGDVQIACIALTPPEQKILSFQGSISEKILAEFSSFLSTLPSDKISFYQSPAYDHFNQLNKEVRFYLGGQNISKKIKLESTGKKTKCRYVVARNFADIQNVLDANKDNKSERIIALVFTVESSHGLGTGHLSFNGAPNNFNVSEELILRRVDALKGINSPEVPAWTHSPLWMTMTHAFNNEVCGHAQPLTDLFRKILDYAEPFPPEKIPPKYQAALNGGITPLGKKIIERLLSIDAESLARADRGKRIHIDIKHMSTRSRQDYYTILDTYRAANPTDIIPVIMSHAAVNGKPSLNDQGFAPADLDSEWENSDSFNPWSINLYDEEIIRIHQSKGLIGLIFFEPILSGKKKRKGKIFWNEEDWAELFADQMEHIVKTVYNTGAADKKEIWDRICIGSDFDGTINPTDKFAASDQFPTFKKFLKRFLNQDRFNPYRDSAEVDELAEKICYKNVVEFLRRNF
- a CDS encoding GAF domain-containing protein; protein product: MIYSYDNLLQDLEAVRQISFVPSMLEIICQVTGMGFAAVARVTPDKWIACSVRDEVQFGLEAGGELPIKTTLCNEIRDHRKPIIIDNVAQDPEYNNHHTPKIYGLQSYISFPIILKNGTFFGTLCAIDSKPAQLNNKKIVDTFTMFAELLSYHLQSQDLLERSYCATVEL
- a CDS encoding PAS domain-containing protein, with the translated sequence MENLNLHYLEIVAKSTNQVVFAYQLADNQFTLLNQAFEKVWSRNRKSVMKNPASLWKTIHPEDKSHLKQTFQDLREGALVNDIEFRIQTPKQPERWICLRPILLDDEQVIIGQAEDVTAVKKYNDY
- a CDS encoding chemotaxis protein CheB, yielding MNKRNIVLIGASAGGFEAIRQLMAALPANLNAAILLSGTCRRM
- a CDS encoding ATP-binding protein → MNQIIRLMQSSLKSFHTTIQDLTTIIEADTSKSEEKPEEIHLRELVESVKWDLQQLIEESRAKIEVTGEENISLHYPRKYFKSILYNLLNNALKYRSPVRTPVVVVAIKQVNGKIYLSVTDNGLGISEDQKIKYLPYLNASITT
- a CDS encoding ATP-binding protein, with product MENEQVQQFIATIENCSKQGTQLIQEFMRQEFLESSQTQVIKRRVELVQVINNFISNAIKVTPAGGKLP
- a CDS encoding FAD-binding oxidoreductase, whose protein sequence is MELPIGIKPLELPDDEWTNAHQNFTQKLKKDASFELTVSDPEFKQKYPTFKEKYNKITENFQWLIKHAIDNKIRLRAMGSGWSLSKVAVSEDGIINTKKLTLKAELAAVHLSDTYLQNGGDPTNLLFAQCGNEIIRINSSLEKEQNPAKSLCMSGGSNGQTIVGAFSTGTHGAAFQTRGSLCDCVVAMHIIVGPDRHIWLERASYPVTSSAFHEWTKAEVIRNDELFNAALVSFGSFGFIHSVIIKVEPKFLLVQQLQKVPYNLALENAIKFNDFSGLIAKLKLPVEQLYHFELAINPHNFKQDGQTEEVYLRLMYKQPYQPNYTPFDPNQNGKFTYGDDVLGIIQSVLDRIEKLPGKIELKLIPKTVNELFEVAYDRPESAIGTIGETFRNTIFRGQLFSSGFAFDQKDIPVVTQLFLKMNKELPFTGVMAFRFVKGTQATLGFCKFEHSCVLELDGADTELNYQFIELFAQKLESENIPYTVHWGKINRFLNKERVRRIYGDTVIESWLSCRRSLLNENTRKVFNNEFLKHCGLDENLEDIV
- a CDS encoding BLUF domain-containing protein, which produces MHHIMYMSTALVLVQEEELTAMLTQYRRNNLRDNITGMLLYSGEHYVQLIEGAEEALRKLFAKICQDYHHTNLIKLADGSISQRVFENWSMGFRSVDEAALTGLKGYVNPESVALPHPEEESPVQVLQQFIQHNMTDGRK
- a CDS encoding Bor/Iss family lipoprotein; this encodes MGRLLASFFLTLVILLNAGCASTRLIGEYSCDSVQRSTATRVNLLWGIVQPKDIPAQCESKSICQVTTQSNLGFILLSTVTLGIVVPQKVVWCCCPSVEKIEKLD